From the genome of Bacteroidota bacterium:
TCAACGGTGCGATCATAGATCACCGTGAAAGGAAGCCCTTTTAATTCATCTTCTTCCATATTCACTAAAGAGCAAAACGCAGCGTTCACGGCAATAATTATCCCGTCACTGTCTGTTAACAGCATACCGTCAACGGTACGGTCCCAGACCATTTCGAGAATATCAGGCGTGATCTTGTGAGATTGATAGTGTGTGTAGTTATTGAGTGATTCTGCAAATTGATCAACCGGTACGTTTTGCAGAATAGAATAAATTTTGGTAGTTACTGCAGATTGGCTCATTTGACCCCCCCATTGAAAGTGTTTACTCGCTTGATCTATAAACTAACAATGGAGGTGCCAACAAAAATATGGTGAAATTGCTCTATTTAAGCTAATTCTTAGCGAGTTGTTTTGTAGTTTCTACAAAATGGAGGTGTGGAAATAACTAACTGATGTTACGCACATCTTTATTAATGAAAGAATATTTCGTCCCTGACGGGACTTGAAAATTGATTTGCTTGATCTTCTACAAATATCTTGTCCCTACCGGGACAACGGAACAAGTGAATAAGTTCATGATTTTATTGGTTTTAAAAAGCGCCGTAGGCGCGTAATATTTGTAGCAAATTACGATTCCCAAATTGAGAGTCCCTTTAGGGACGAAACAAGAAGAATTTTCAGCTTTGTGTAACATCGGTAACTAAAAATTTTCTTTCGAAGTGATTTTTTTATTCCAAAAAGGGATGTTAAGGAGGGATTATTTCGTAATAAATTTTCTACTTGTGAAATTATTATCGCATCAAAATCATTTTCTTCATCACCGTTTTGTGATCGCTCTGCAATTGAACAAAGTACATCCCGCTTGATAAGCCTGTCCCATCGAATACAACGGAATAATGACCCGCATCTTTCACTTCACTCACCAATGATGTCACTTGCTTGCCAAGAACATCATAGACATTGAGATTGATCATACTACTCTTTGGAACTTGAAAATTTATCACAGTGCTGGGATTGAATGGATTGGGAAAATTTTGAGATAATTCAATATCGTCCGGAATATCGTAGAACAGTTGATTGATACTTGCCGGTGTTTTCGAAATAATAATTCCATTAATCACCGGAAGGTCAATCCAGCTGGAAAAATGCATTTCGAGAATACCATCATTTACAACCACATTATTTACAACTTTTTCGTATGCTGCGTTCTTCCCAGCAGTTGCAAAGAGATCGAATTTTTGCAGTATAGGTTTTCCTTCAAGGCTTACATCAAATATTCGTTGACCGGCAGAGGTAAAATAATTTTCTGCCATTTGAAGCGTAACAGTATATGAGCCGTTTGGTACACGCACTTTATATTCAACAATACCGGCTAATTCTGATCGATAGATTGCCGGTTCCGAAGTTCCGGAGATTGGTAACGATGCAGAGAATGATTTTGGCGAACCATCCAACCTTCCATATTCAACACTTCCACTCCACTCTTGATCATTGAGATAACCACCAACAGCGGGGCCTCCACAATTAATTTTTACCGGAAATGTTAATGGTGTCGATTTTACCGTTTGAATATTTTTTACCGGGGAAATATTTTGAGCAAAACGATCCTTAATATTTATCAACACAACATTTGAAATTGTTGCTGTATCATAATTTGCCACTGTTAAAAAAACACTCTGCGAGTCAGGCAACAGTGTCGCTTTCTGTACACTCATTCCGGCAATATAATAATGCGTGCTATCTTCCACTGAAATAGGATCCATTTCTTCCGTAAATCGAATTCGAACACCATCAACTTCTGCTCTTGCATACCGTACAGATGGACCGGTAAAATCATTGTATCCAGTATATGTTGCGCCTGTTAAACAGAGAGTCAATTTTCCATCGCTAATCACTGCATTGTCCGGCAGCATATCACACCCGTTTCCGTTCCATGTATGCGTTGCTTTTGTCCAGCGCGTTTTGTCCCACGTATCAAATTCATCTTTCCATTTCGGAGTAAAATTGTTTCCGTTACCAAAACTTCCCGCTCCCGGAGTATATGAAGCATAACTAACCCAATCATAGTAAGCGAATCCGGGTAGTACATTCGCATCCCATTGTCCCACCCATCCGGGATATTGAGGATTCCAGACATTCATCATCAATTTTTGCGGATAGGTCAGCGCTTCAATATGTGCACCGGTTTGACGATGCACTTCAACACCTTCCACAAACCAAGCAACATACGTCGGAGTCCATTCGAAAGCATACGTATGAAAGTCTTTGCTTGGATCAAATGACGTTTGATAATGACTCACATGGTTTACTTGTCCCGGAGTTATCGGATTAAATTGAATATCATCCGAATAGCGACCAAGAATTTCGATATCAATCTCATTCCAGGGCGTATTTGAACTGTCATTGTAGGTAAAAAAGGATGCCAAAGTTCCTTCCCGAGGCATTGATTTCATGCGGATCTCAAATCTTCCATACGTAAACTTGTCGATTGTTCGATACTCCGCCCCTTTAAAGTCTTTCGTCTGAGTGAGCAATAATAATGGAACACAAAATAGAAGTGCAATATTTTTCATAACATTTTCATTTTTAAAAAGAGTAGACTAAATTCTTTCACGAAATTAGGACTTACCTCGTTTCATGTGCTTTATAATTTAAGTTTTGCTTCCAGTAATGGCAAATAAAAGTTCAACATTATTACGTGACCGTCATCTTCAAGGTAACGGTCACTTTTCATCTTATTTTGTTTTGTAAACAACAGTACAGATTGTGCCAACTATATTGGTGAACATTACCGTATTCTTGGATAATGGGATCGGAGTGTGCGCAATGACATTATCTTCTTTGAATTTCCACAGAACTGTTCCTTGTGTTGCATCCAACGCAATCAGTTCTCCATTCTTTGTTGTTACAAAAACTACTCCAAATTTTTCTCGTATCTGTGAAGAGTTAATGTCATAACCGAATCCTGCATTCGTTCCCCAGAGAACTATCGGATGATTTTCCCGCGTTGAAATGGCATAGACGGAATCATTCATCGTGCGAACATACACATGCTCGCCATCTTCAGTAATACCAATCGTCTCCCGGACTTTGAACTGATCTGTTCTCCAGATCGTTTCACCGGTTGAAATGTCTATCGAAGTCATATAACGATCCGGGGCGACGATAAACACTTTACCATGTGCATATACTGGTTCGCATGCGGCGGGAGAAAACAAAATACCTGATCTGCCACCTTTCCATTTCCACAATAGTTTCCCGGATCTCTTATCCAAACAATAGAGATGCTCATCCCACGCTCCGATAATGATCCTCTCTTTTACAATCAACGGTCTTGATTCTACATGTCCTTGAAGTGAGTCATAGCTCCACAATAATTTACCCGTTGTTAGATCGATTGCGCGAAATGTATTGTCACTCGCTCCGCAATACACAATACCATTTTCAATAATTGGCGGAGCCACAACAGCTTTTTTTGTTTTCACTCTCCACTCCACTCTATTCTTCACAAAATCGTAACACGAAATTGTAGTGTCTGTTGAACTGATGACAATTTTTGTTTTTTCCAGAGCGGGGGTGGACAATATTGGATTGGATGTTTTGAGAGAATATTTTTTCTTACTGTTTCGTGCATTGATGAAAACAGAACCATCATAAAATGCATACGCAATAAAATCAGCCGAAACAGCAGGAGGGGCATTCATTGAGTATGGATTTGAGACAATAGAACTAACTTTTACATCGGGATATTTTTGGCGGTGCGACAATTGAACAGAATCGATAAATAAAATACCATTCGAAGAATCCGTATCCCTTAACGGAACAATAACCCATGGGGTACCTGTTTCTTTTCCCGTTATGCGCAACGCATATATCATTGAATCATTTCGTATTTCGACAATGTTGTAACCGCCGGAAAGTTCTTTTCCACGAAGATTCGACCTTCCAATGACGCTTGGAATATCATCGAATATTTTGAAGAGATTTTGATGGAAATGCCCATTAAGAAATGCCAACACATGGTATTTTCTTGCAAGTTGAGTTACTCGATACCAATTGGCAATACCGGAATCAGCCGGATAATGCGTAGCGATAATCACCTTCCGTTGGCGTTTCTGTAGCACTGTAAGCACCGAATCGAGCCATCGAACGTCCTCCGTTGCCCAATAGGCATCCCCCATTCGCATACGCGGTCCTTGATGCACACCGACAAATGAATATTTTCCGGCATCAAACACAAATCTCTCTCCTCCAAAAATTTTCCCGAATGATGTTCCGCCCGATTCCGACCACTTCATATCGTGATTGCCCGGAATGATATACCATGGAATTGTAAGACTGTCAAGGATCTGTTTGGCCGTTCTAACATCATCATCTTTTCCTGATTCTGTAATGTCTCCGGTGATAATGACAAAGGAAATGTCCGTAAAACTGTTCAGATCTGAAACAGTTCTGCGTAAATCTTCGGCACCGGTAGAGTTGCCGACATGTGTATCGGAAACATGTGCGAATTTTAATTGTGCTGCTGCATGTATCGAGAGGAGAAGAGAGAGAAGAAGAACATATTTTTTCATGTCCGGCCCATTATATGGATATGATGTAAATGTGCCGGATTTTCGCTGAGAATGCAAAGGTGAAATGTAAATTAAAAAAGGATGATGCCGGTGAAGATAGCATCTGAGTCGTCGCAAAAACAAAACTTCCCGATTATAATCGGGAAGTTTTATTCGACACTCTCATAATTTGGTGAGATGTGTTATTTCATCAATATTAATTTTTTCGTGTTTTCATACTGTTGTTGATCTCCGTTTAACGCTTGTGATGTCATGCGATATAAGTACATCCCGCTCGCAAGAGACACGCCATTAAACGGCACAGTGTGAAATCCTGGAGAAAATTGATTATCCGCAATCGTTGATATTTTTCTCCCAAGAATGTCGTAGATCGAAATTATGACTGTGCTGCTGTATGGTACACCGAATGAAATAGTTGTTATCGGGTTAAACGGATTCGGATAATTTTGCGACAGGAAAAATGATGATGGTGATTGTGTTTCCACATCGTTTAACCGGGCAGTTAACGTTTTGGTTTTTGCAATTTTATACAATTCAGCTACTTCCGCCCCGGACAGTACCTTATTGAGAACAAGGACATTATCTATTTTTCCTGAAAAGTACGATGAACCATTTTTCCCCAACGTCGCCGCCTGGCCTGGCTGTATCGATCCATTCAATGGCAGTGATGCTTTTAATACACCATTAAGATATATCATTGCGTTCGTGCCGTCGTACACTCCTACAATATGTATCCATTCTCCTTTTTTCAGATCGGAAGAAGCAATTCCCGGTCGGGCAGCGCCCCCGGTGGTAGTTACTTTAAACCGCAATTGATTATTCCCTCTGTCTTCATACAGCACATAATTATCTGTCTCCGAATCAAACAGCGGACCAAATCCGCTTGGCAATTCATTCGGCAAATAGTTCAAGATTGTCCATAAAGAAACTGTGACCGCATTGGCACCAATATCAAAAGAGGGAGAAGAAGAGAATTGAACATAATCATCCACACCGTCAAATTGAAGTCCATTTCCCGTAAATCCTTCGGATAACGCCACGCCATTCTTCATGGCTCCGTTATTGGCATTGGTAGATGCATCAACAACCAGTGCATCGGTTCCAGAGACAGAGAAGTTATCCAGCGCGTAATACGCAACGGCATGTGGATGCAAATTCAGGTGAATAAATTTTTGATCTCGGCTTACAATTGTATTAGAAGCAGCCGCTTTATCTTTAACGTTTTTTACGTTAATCGTGTATAATGTGTCACTCAGTTTCGTGGTGGTAAGCATAATTGTTTTTTGATCCAAACCAAGTACTGCCCTCAATACCGTTACTGATTTTTCGATAGAGTAATTTGCACTTGTGGTGGCCGATGTTGAATCGACCCGTTCGCTGTACTCCACATATACTGTGCTGGTATCTCCGTATGATGTCACAAATGCTAATTCCGGTTTTACATTATCAATTTCGGTTGTTGCCGATAGTTCATTGCTATAGTTAGCACTCTTGAGCTGAGCTAAATTTTTTGCCTTCACTCTATAGTAGAGTTTGGTTCCTTCCATCAATGTCTCATCCACAAATTGCGTCGTATCTCCTACTGAAGCGTGTAATGTCGTCGGTGCAGATGATGTCCCTCGATAGATCTCATATCCAACAATACCGCTTTCAGCATCCGTTGCCGGATTCCAACTGATGGTTATTTTTGTTTGGTTCACCGTTGCGGTATTCAAAGTAACATCGCTCGGTGCCGTTGAATCGCTAACAACTTTTAATGTCTTCGGATCGTCGGTTGTAATACCGTCAACACCCATATCAATAAATGATATCATTTGACTTGCACCGTTGATAGTCCAGATGTTAAATAATATTCCTTTGGAATGTGCATAGTCGATAAGGGATTTGGTGGCAATATTGCTTCCGATCCAAGCACCATGAATATTTTTTATTTGATCCACAATTGTTTCTTGTGCTGACGCAAACAAC
Proteins encoded in this window:
- a CDS encoding family 16 glycosylhydrolase encodes the protein MKNIALLFCVPLLLLTQTKDFKGAEYRTIDKFTYGRFEIRMKSMPREGTLASFFTYNDSSNTPWNEIDIEILGRYSDDIQFNPITPGQVNHVSHYQTSFDPSKDFHTYAFEWTPTYVAWFVEGVEVHRQTGAHIEALTYPQKLMMNVWNPQYPGWVGQWDANVLPGFAYYDWVSYASYTPGAGSFGNGNNFTPKWKDEFDTWDKTRWTKATHTWNGNGCDMLPDNAVISDGKLTLCLTGATYTGYNDFTGPSVRYARAEVDGVRIRFTEEMDPISVEDSTHYYIAGMSVQKATLLPDSQSVFLTVANYDTATISNVVLINIKDRFAQNISPVKNIQTVKSTPLTFPVKINCGGPAVGGYLNDQEWSGSVEYGRLDGSPKSFSASLPISGTSEPAIYRSELAGIVEYKVRVPNGSYTVTLQMAENYFTSAGQRIFDVSLEGKPILQKFDLFATAGKNAAYEKVVNNVVVNDGILEMHFSSWIDLPVINGIIISKTPASINQLFYDIPDDIELSQNFPNPFNPSTVINFQVPKSSMINLNVYDVLGKQVTSLVSEVKDAGHYSVVFDGTGLSSGMYFVQLQSDHKTVMKKMILMR
- a CDS encoding PQQ-binding-like beta-propeller repeat protein, which produces MKKYVLLLSLLLSIHAAAQLKFAHVSDTHVGNSTGAEDLRRTVSDLNSFTDISFVIITGDITESGKDDDVRTAKQILDSLTIPWYIIPGNHDMKWSESGGTSFGKIFGGERFVFDAGKYSFVGVHQGPRMRMGDAYWATEDVRWLDSVLTVLQKRQRKVIIATHYPADSGIANWYRVTQLARKYHVLAFLNGHFHQNLFKIFDDIPSVIGRSNLRGKELSGGYNIVEIRNDSMIYALRITGKETGTPWVIVPLRDTDSSNGILFIDSVQLSHRQKYPDVKVSSIVSNPYSMNAPPAVSADFIAYAFYDGSVFINARNSKKKYSLKTSNPILSTPALEKTKIVISSTDTTISCYDFVKNRVEWRVKTKKAVVAPPIIENGIVYCGASDNTFRAIDLTTGKLLWSYDSLQGHVESRPLIVKERIIIGAWDEHLYCLDKRSGKLLWKWKGGRSGILFSPAACEPVYAHGKVFIVAPDRYMTSIDISTGETIWRTDQFKVRETIGITEDGEHVYVRTMNDSVYAISTRENHPIVLWGTNAGFGYDINSSQIREKFGVVFVTTKNGELIALDATQGTVLWKFKEDNVIAHTPIPLSKNTVMFTNIVGTICTVVYKTK
- a CDS encoding glycerophosphodiester phosphodiesterase family protein; translated protein: MNKRIIEAITLLVLMFSGVGIAGVKNIAHRGGSQLAPENTRSAFLNAVALSADYLELDIQLSSDDSMMIMHDNTVDRTTNGTGFVSNLTYAQLRVLDAGSKFSAAFAGEKIPTFSEVLEIAKNSKNNIGIVAEIKTTNATAVQKTVAMIQKYGMQSRMIVSSFDINQIAAVKTLDSTINVQLFASAQETIVDQIKNIHGAWIGSNIATKSLIDYAHSKGILFNIWTINGASQMISFIDMGVDGITTDDPKTLKVVSDSTAPSDVTLNTATVNQTKITISWNPATDAESGIVGYEIYRGTSSAPTTLHASVGDTTQFVDETLMEGTKLYYRVKAKNLAQLKSANYSNELSATTEIDNVKPELAFVTSYGDTSTVYVEYSERVDSTSATTSANYSIEKSVTVLRAVLGLDQKTIMLTTTKLSDTLYTINVKNVKDKAAASNTIVSRDQKFIHLNLHPHAVAYYALDNFSVSGTDALVVDASTNANNGAMKNGVALSEGFTGNGLQFDGVDDYVQFSSSPSFDIGANAVTVSLWTILNYLPNELPSGFGPLFDSETDNYVLYEDRGNNQLRFKVTTTGGAARPGIASSDLKKGEWIHIVGVYDGTNAMIYLNGVLKASLPLNGSIQPGQAATLGKNGSSYFSGKIDNVLVLNKVLSGAEVAELYKIAKTKTLTARLNDVETQSPSSFFLSQNYPNPFNPITTISFGVPYSSTVIISIYDILGRKISTIADNQFSPGFHTVPFNGVSLASGMYLYRMTSQALNGDQQQYENTKKLILMK